Proteins encoded together in one Microcebus murinus isolate Inina chromosome 16, M.murinus_Inina_mat1.0, whole genome shotgun sequence window:
- the APOC2 gene encoding apolipoprotein C-II, with protein MRTRFLLALLLVLLVVGFEVQGALLPQQEEPGSRTLLTRMQESLSSYWDSAKEAARGLYRKTHLNTVDEKLRDMYSKSTAAVTTYAGIFTDQLLSLLKGDQ; from the exons ATGAGGACCCGATTCCTCCTAGCTCTGCTTCTTGTCCTCCTGGTAGTGGGATTTG AGGTCCAGGGGGCGCTGCTGCCCCAGCAGGAGGAGCCCGGCAGCCGGACCCTGCTCACCCGGATGCAGGAATCTCTCTCCAGCTACTGGGATTCAGCGAAGGAAGCCGCCCGGGGGCTGTACCGGAAGACACACCTGAACACTGTGGACGAGAAGCTCAG GGACATGTACAGCAAAAGCACAGCAGCTGTGACCACGTACGCAGGCATCTTCACCGACCAGCTCCTCTCTCTGCTGAAGGGAGACCAGTGA